CGCCACGACCACGCGGGTCGCCCAGGCCGTCCTGCCGTCGATGTACCGGCTCTCCGCCAGCGGCCGGCCGCAGCGCAACGCCGACTATCTGGAGTCGGCGAAGGTCGTCGACACCGAGCCCAAGCAGGTCGTGCTGTACAAGCTGAACCAGCAGGCCGTCTGGAGCGACGGACGCGAGATCGGCGCCGCCGACTTCGCCGCCCAGTGGCGGGCCCTGTCGGGCAAGGACAGCGCCTACTGGACCGCCCGCAACGCCGGCTACGACCGCATCGAGAAGATCGAGCGGGGCGCCAACGACCTGGAGGTCCGGGTCACCTTCGGCCGGCCCTACTCCGACTGGCAGTCCCTGTTCTCGCCGCTCTACCCCAAGGGCGTCATGGGCACGCCCGACTCGTTCAACGACGGGGCGCGGCGCAAGCTGAAGGTGACCGCCGGGCCGTTCGTGGTGAAGAAGGTCGATCGCAAGAAGGACCAGGTGCGGCTCACCCGCAACCCGCGCTGGTGGGGCCGTCCGGCCAAGCTCACCGAGATCGTGCTGAAGGCCGTGCCCCGGGAGAAGCGGGCCGCCGCGCTGGCCGCCGGGAAGATCGAGCTGGCCGAGATCGACCCCGCCACCGCGCAGCGCGTCGACAGCGCGGCGCACGGCAGCGCGGGGCCGCTGGGCGGTCCCGGCGCCGGACGCACCGCGGCGAAGGCGCTGCGGTCCTGGGCGCTGGCGCACGGCTCCGACGAGGAGGCCGCCGAGGGCGAGCTGTACGCCCACAAGAAGCTCCTCAAGGCGATCGCGAAGTGGGAGAAGCAGCAGAAGGCGCTGCGCGACTTCGAGGTGCGCAGATCGCTGGAGCCCGCGTACACGCAGCTGGCGCTGAACGGCGCCGACGGTCCGCTGGCGGACGAGCGGGTGCGGCGGGCCGTGGCCCGGGCGCTGAACCGCAAGGAGCTGGCGAAGATCGCCCTGAAGCCGCTGGGCCTGCCCGCCGTACCGGTCGGCAGCCATCTGGCGCTGTCCGGGCAGGACGCCTACGCCGACAACAGCGGGGCGCTGGGCGGCCAGGACACCTCCGAGGCGCAGGCGCTGCTCGCCGACGCCGGGTGGGTGCCCGGGGGCCCGGTCAAGGAGCGGAAGAAGGGCGAGGAGGCGGCCGGCGGCAAGGGCGAGACGTCCGATGACGGCGAGGCCGGCGCGGACGACGCGGCCGACGGCGACGGAACGTACATCGTCGGCGAGGACGACAAGGCGCGTGGCGAGACGGACGGCGACGGCGAGCGGCACGGCGACGGGGGCCGCCAGCTCGCGCAGGACGGCAGGCAGTACCAGCACCCGCACCAGGGCGGCGCGGCCGGCGCGTACGCCCCGAAGGGCACCGCCGCTCCGGCGGGCACCTCGGCCGGGGTGCTGGCCAAGGACGGCAAGGCGTTGTCGCTGCGGTTCGTGCTGCCGTCCGGGGCGGGTTCGGACTCGCTGCGCACGGTGGCCGACCGGATCGCGAAGATGCTGCGGAAGGTCGGCATCCGCACGGAGATCACCAAGGTCTCGGACGAGAGCTACTTCAAGGACCACGTCGCCTCCGGTCAGTACGACCTCGCCCTGTACTCCTGGCCCGCCTCCGCCTTCCCGGCCACCGACGCCCGCCCGATCTACGCCAAGCCGGTGCCGGCCGCCGACGGGTCGCTGAGCGTCGAGCAGAACTACACCCGGGTCGGCACCGACCAGGTCGACCAGCTGTTCGACCAGGCGATCGCCACGCTGGACGAGGACGAGGAGCGGTCCCTGATCCGCAAGGCCGACGCCCGCATCTGGGCCGCTGCCGGATCGATTCCTCTCTACCAGCGCCCCCAGCTCACGGCCGCGAAGAAGAACGTCGCCAACGCGGGCGCGTTCGGCTTCCAGACGCCGGTCTACGAGGACATGGGCTTCCTGAAGAAGGGCACGAAGGCCTCGGCGAGCCCATCGAAGAAATGACCGAGGAAACGATCCGGAAGTGACCGACGCAACGACCGCAGAGGCACCGGAAAAGTGACCGAACGGGGCCTTGCGTGGCCCTGCGGAGGCCGTCCCCCGCGGGGCCACGTACCATGGGGTGAGGCCGTGGCATGTCAAGCCCGGCAGGGTCCGCGTACCACAGACGTACGCAGCAGGGCCGTCCTTCACTCCGGGAGATCGCCGCAATATGGCCACGCGCCACGACATCCGCAACGTCGCCATCGTCGCCCACGTCGACCATGGCAAGACCACCCTGGTCGACGCCATGCTCAAGCAGGCCGGTGCCTTCGCCGCGCATGCCGCCGAGTCGCTCGACGACCGCATGATGGACTCGAACGACCTGGAGCGTGAGAAGGGCATCACGATCCTGGCCAAGAACACGGCGGTGAAGTACCACCCGAAGGATGGCTCCGACGTCATCACCATCAACATCATCGACACCCCCGGTCACGCCGACTTCGGTGGCGAGGTCGAGCGCGGTCTGTCGATGGTGGACGCGGTGGTGCTGCTCGTCGACGCCTCCGAGGGCCCGCTGCCGCAGACCCGGTTCGTGCTGCGCAAGGCGCTGCAGCAGCGCCTGCCGGTCATCCTGTGCATCAACAAGACCGACCGCCCCGACTCCCGGATCGACGAGGTCGTCAACGAGACGTACGACCTCTTCCTCGACCTGGACGCGGACGAGGAGCAGATCGAGTTCCCCATCGTCTACGCGTGTGCGCGGGACGGCGTGGCCTCGCTGACCAAGCCGGAGGACGGCACCGTCCCGGCCGACAGCGACAGCCTGGAGCCCTTCTTCTCCACGATCCTGTCCCACGTCCCGGCCCCCGAGTACGACGAGGAGGCCCCGCTCCAGGCGCACGTCACCAACCTGGACGCCGACAACTTCCTCGGCCGTATCGCGCTGCTGCGCGTCGAGCAGGGCGAGCTGCGCAAGGGCCAGACCGTCACCTGGATCAAGCGCGACGGCACGATGTCCAACGTGCGCATCACCGAGCTGCTGATGACCGAGGCGCTCACCCGCAAGCCCGCCGAGAAGGCCGGCCCCGGTGACATCTGCGCCGTCGCCGGCATCGCGGACATCATGATCGGCGAGACCCTCGCCGACCCCGAGAACCCGATCGCGCTGCCGCTCATCACGGTCGACGAGCCGGCCATCTCCATGACCATCGGCACCAACACCTCGCCGCTGGTCGGCCGGGGCGGCACCGGCAAGGGCGCGGAGAACAAGGCCGCGGTCAAGGACCGCAAGGTCACCGCCCGCCAGGTCAAGGACCGCCTGGACCGCGAGCTGGTCGGCAACGTCTCGCTCCGCGTGCTCGACACCGAGCGCCCCGACGCCTGGGAGGTGCAGGGCCGCGGCGAGCTGGCGCTGGCCATCCTGGTGGAGCAGATGCGCCGCGAGGGCTTCGAGCTGACCATCGGCAAGCCGCAGGTGGTCACCAAGGAGGTCGAGGGCAAGACGTACGAGCCCGTCGAGCGCATGACGATCGACGTGCCCGAGGAGCACATGGGCGCGGTCACGCAGCTCATGGGCGTCCGCAAGGGCCGGATGGACAACATGTCCAACCACGGCTCCGGCTGGGTCCGCATGGAGTTCGTCGTCCCGTCCCGTGGTCTCATCGGTTTCCGGACCGAGTTCCTGACCGGCACGCGGGGCACGGGCATCGCCCACTCCATCCACGAGGGCCACGAGCCGTGGTTCGGCACGCTGACGACCCGTAACAACGGCTCGCTGGTCGCCGACCGCGCCGGCGCCGTCACCGCCTTCGCGATGACGAACCTCCAGGAGCGAGGCGTCCTGTTCACCGACCCCGGCACCGAGGTGTACGAGGGCATGATCGTCGGCGAGAACTCGCGCTCCGACGACATGGACGTGAACATCACCAAGGAGAAGAAGCTCACGAACATGCGGTCGTCCTCGGCCGACTCGTTCGAGGCGATCGTGCCGCCGCGCAAGCTCTCCCTGGAGCAGTCCCTGGAGTTCTGCCGCGACGACGAGTGCGTCGAGGTCACCCCGGAGGCGGTCCGTATCCGCAAGGTCGTGCTGGACCAGCGTGACCGGGCCCGCACGGCGAGCCGCGCCAAGCACGGCTGATCCAAAGGAAGTTCACGGCTGAGGCCCGGGTGCCCCCATGGTGGGGGCGCCCGGGCTTTTTGCAACCCATTTTTCGGGGTCGACCGTCCGGAATCCGGAGACCCGCGACCGATACCCATGTAACAAGTCCGTTTCGTGGCCTTCTCGCGGCAGAGTGTTTGTCCGGATTTTGGAAGATCTACGCGTCAGCTGTGACTGAATTGAGATTTAAAGACGGTGGTCGGCATCTGACCGCATGGCAGATAGTTAGCCGCGTAACGCTCGGGTCAATGGGTCTCGCGCTGTGGGGACAGCGCCGACTCGCGAGCACCAGGGGGTGTCTGACCCTCCGTCAGGGGTGTCGGAGGACAGACGAGCGCCCTCTCCTGTCGGTGAACACGTGGAGTCACGAGGAGGATCCCCATGCGGTCCATGTCGTTCCTGCGGTCCGTGCCGTTCCCGCAGCCCACGGCGGCCGAGTCGGCTGTGCCGACCGCGCCGTTCACCGTGGGCCGGATCGTCCCGGCGTCCGGCGGCTGTCACTGAGTTCCCGTTCGGCCGTTCAGTGCGGCCGTTCGACTACGCGCGTCCGGCTGCGGGTTTCCCCGCGTCCCGGAGTGTTCTGACGTCCCTTCACGAACCGGTCGGCGACCGCGCGTCCACCGCGCGCCCCTCGCCGGTTCGGCACACCCACACCTGTGAGATGGGCGAACTGTGACGAGTCCTACCGACATTGAGGGCGGCGGCACGCCGGTCGTGGCCGACGGCGACCAGCCGCCTTCGACGACCGAGGCCAAGGTGCCCGAGGGCCGGTCCCCCGGCCGGCTCATGTGGCTGCGCTTCAAGCGCGACCGCACGGGCGTGATCTCGGCCTACGTCGTGGGCTTCTTCTTCCTGATCGCCCTGGCCGCCCCTCTGATCGCGAAGCTGTACGGCAAGGACCCGTACACCGTGTACGCCGACGAGCGACCGGAGTTGTTCGACAGCGCGGGCGTGCCGGTGCAGCCCAACGGCGGGATCAGCGGCGAGTTCTGGTTCGGCCTCGAACCCGGCAACGGCTACGACGTCTTCACCAAGCTGATCTACGCCGTCCGCACCTCGTTGACGATCTCCGTCGCCGTCACCGTCGCGGTCGTCGTCACCGGCATCCTGCTGGGCATCGCGGCCGGCTATCTCGGCGGCCGGACCGACTACTTCATCGGCCGCCTCATCGACTTCCTTCTCGCCTTCCCCGCCCAGCTGTTCTTCATCGCGAGCATGCCCGTCGTGGTCTCGCTGTTCGTCAGCCCACGCGACGAGACGCCGACGTACGTCCGGGTCGTCGCGCTCATCGCGGTGCAGTGGTTCCTGGGCTGGATGAGTCTCGCCCGCATCCTGCGCGGCACCTCGCTCGCCCTGCGGGAACGGGAGTTCATCGAGGCGGCCAAGGTGAGCGGGGCCTCGCCGTGGCGGATCATCAGCAAGGAGATCCTGCCCAACGTGGTCACCCCGCTGCTGGTGCAGTCGACGTATCTGCTGCCCAACTTCGTGACGGCCGAGGCCGGTCTGTCCTTCCTCGGGGTGGGCATCGTCGAACCCACCCCGGACTGGGGGCAGATGTTCTCCAAGGCGTCCACCCAGCTGGTGATGCAGAACGACATCACCTACATGTTCTTCCCCGGCGTCTCGATGATCATCTTCATCGTGGCCTTCAACCTGCTCGGGGACTCGGTCAGGGACGCCTTCGACCCGAAGACGGCCCGCTGACCGGGCAGTTCGGCACCGCACTCGCCGCAGTACCCCTGTTTTACCCCCTGGTTTTTCCTGGCAACTCCGTGCACTGGTGATACACAGATGGGTGGAAACTGAGTGATGAGTAGGGGCGGACGCCACGCATACGCCGCGCTTTCCGTGCTCGCGGCCGGAGCTCTCGTGCTCACCGGTTGCAGCAAGGGCGGCAGCGACGCAGGCGACGACAAGAAACAGGACAAGCAGAACGCCCAACGGCAGCAGGCGTCCATCAAGTTCGGTGACGCGAAGGACTCCACGGGCCCCGCCGCCGAGATCGCGGGGGCCAAGTCGGGCGGCACGGTCGAAGTCCTCCAGCGGGACAGCTACGCGCACTTCGACCCGGGGCAGATCTACGTCTCCGACGAGATGTCGCTCTCCCAGCTGATCCACAGAGGCCTGACCGGCTACAAGGCGACCGACGACAAGGGCCAGGCGCACGAGGTCGTCGGCGACCTCGCCACGGACTCCGGCAAGACCTCGGACGGCGGCAAGACCTGGTCGTACACGCTGAAGGACGGCATCAAGTTCGAGGACGGGTCGCCGATCACGTCCAAGGACATCCGCCACACCTTCGAGAGACAGTTCGCCGACTTCATCAACCAGGGCCCGCCCTACATCCAGCAGTGGCTGTCCGACGCCCCCGGCGCCGACTACCGCAAGCTGCTGCCCGGCGGCCCCTACAAGGGCAAGCACCTCCCGGACACCGTCCTGGAGACGCCGGACGACAAGACGATCGTCTTCCACTTCAAGACGGCCCACCCCGACCTGCCGTACGCCCTGGCCATGGCGGGCTACTCGGTCGTCTCCCAGAAGGGCGACACCCAGGCCAAGTACGACAAGGCCCCGGTGACGAGCGGCCCCTACAAGATCAAGGAGTTCAAGTCGGGCAAGTCCATGATCCTGGTGAAGAACACCAACTGGGACCCGAAGACGGACCCGATCCGCCACCAGTACGTGGACCAGTTCGACTTCACCTTCAACCAGCAGTTCGAGGCCTCCACCAAGGCCCTGCTGGCCGACAGCGGCGCCGACCAGACCGGCCTCAGCCTCAACAACCAGGTCGACGCGGGCAACCTGTCCAACGTCCTGAAGGACCCGGCGCTGAAGTCCCGCACGGTCTCCGGCTTCCAGTCCTACGTCGGCCAGATGAACATCAACATGAGCCACGCGGCGCTCAAGGACATCAAGATCCGCCAGGCCATCGCCTACGCGCTGCCCATCACGCCGTTCGTCCGCGCCTTCGGCGGCACCGACGCGATGGAGGTCGCCGGCGGTCTGATCAGCCCGACCGTCAGCGGCTACGACGCCGCCTTCGACCCGTGGGGCAAGAAGAAGAAGCCCGCCGGCGACCCGGCCAAGGCCAAGAAGCTCCTTGAGGAGGCCGGCAAGGTCGGCATGAAGCTGACCTTCGGCTACATCAACACCCCCGAGGGCCAGCAGTACTCCACCGCCATGGCGGCAGGCCTGGAGAAGGCCGGCTTCGACGTCCAGCGCCAGGAGATCCCGGCCGAGACCTACTACGACCAGGTCAGCAAGCTGGACAACGACTACGACATCTTCCACACCGCGTGGGGCGCCGACTGGCCGTCCGCCTCGACCGTGATCCCGCCGCTGTACGACGGCCGTGCGATCGCCGACGGCGCGCAGAACTACTCGCAGGTCAACGACCCGAAGATCAACAGCGAGATCGACCGCATCAACAAGGTCACCGACCCGCAGCAGGCCGCGGCCGACTGGGAGAAGCTCGACCAGTACATCGTGAAGGACGTCGTCAACGTCGTCCCGACCGCGTACTACAAGCAGACCCAGATCGCCGGCTCCAAGATCGGCGGCCTGGTCTACGACGACGTCATCGGCGGCATCGACCCGCGCCGGCTGTTCGTCAAGTAAGCCACCCGCCGGGCACGCCCTCCGGTGCTGAGGGCGTGCCCGGCCTCCCCGCCGACGTCTGAGAGCTGCCCTGTCATGCTGCGCTTCCTCGTACGCCGCGCACTCGGCGCCGTCGTCATCCTCTTCCTGCTCAGTGTCGTGACCTTCCTGATCTTCTTCGGGATGCCGCGTGACCCGGGCCTGCTGATGTGCGGCAAGACGTGCACCCCGGCCAACCTCGAGAACATCCACCATGTGCTCGGCCTCGACAAGTCCATCCCCGAGCAGTACTGGATCTTCCTGCACAACCTCCTGGTCGGCAGCGACGACTTCATCCAGGGACCCTGCCCGGCCCCCTGCTTCGGCTACTCGTTCCACACCGACGACCCGGTCTGGGAGACGCTCCTGGACCGACTGCCCACGACCTTCTCGCTCACCCTGGGCGGCGCGTTCTTCTTCCTGCTCATCGGCCTGAGCACGGGCCTGATCGCCGCCTGGAAGCGGGGCACGCTGATCGACAAGTCGTTCACCGCGGGCGCCATGGTGATCAGCTCGATGCAGATCTACTTCCTCGGCCCGCTGGCGCTCGCGGTCCTCGTCTACCAGACCCACGCCTTCGAGAAGCCCGCGTACAACGAGTTCACCGCCGACCCCGTCAGCTGGTTCGCCGGACTGATCATCCCCTGGGTGGTGCTGTCGACGATCTTCGCCGCGCAGTACACGCGTATGGCGCGCTCGTCGATGATCGAGCAGCTCCAGGAGGAGCACGTGCGCACCGCCCGCGCCAAGGGCATGTCCCGCCGCTACGTCTTCTTCCGCTACGCCTGGCGCGGCTCGCTGATCCCCATCATCACCATCTTCGGCATCGACCTGGGCACCCTGTTCGGCGGCGCGATCATCACCGAGACCACCTTCGGACTGCCCGGACTCGGGCAACTCGCCGTGCAGGCCGTCATCTTCAGCGATCTGCCGCTGCTGCTCGGCGTGATGCTGTTCTCCGCCACCATGATCCTGATCTTCAACATCCTCGTCGACGCCTGCTACGCCTTCATCGACCCGCGCGTGCGGCTCTCCTGAACCGCCGTTAGGAGCACTGTCGTGACCACTGTGACCAAGGAGGCCGGCGCCCCCGTACCGGCCGGCGCGGGCGCGTTCCTCTCGGTGCGGGACCTGTACGTCAGCTTCCGCACCGAGGACGGCGTCGTCCGGGCCGTCGACGGGCTCTCCTTCGACCTCGAACGCGGC
This window of the Streptomyces sp. NBC_01275 genome carries:
- a CDS encoding ABC transporter permease is translated as MLRFLVRRALGAVVILFLLSVVTFLIFFGMPRDPGLLMCGKTCTPANLENIHHVLGLDKSIPEQYWIFLHNLLVGSDDFIQGPCPAPCFGYSFHTDDPVWETLLDRLPTTFSLTLGGAFFFLLIGLSTGLIAAWKRGTLIDKSFTAGAMVISSMQIYFLGPLALAVLVYQTHAFEKPAYNEFTADPVSWFAGLIIPWVVLSTIFAAQYTRMARSSMIEQLQEEHVRTARAKGMSRRYVFFRYAWRGSLIPIITIFGIDLGTLFGGAIITETTFGLPGLGQLAVQAVIFSDLPLLLGVMLFSATMILIFNILVDACYAFIDPRVRLS
- the typA gene encoding translational GTPase TypA → MATRHDIRNVAIVAHVDHGKTTLVDAMLKQAGAFAAHAAESLDDRMMDSNDLEREKGITILAKNTAVKYHPKDGSDVITINIIDTPGHADFGGEVERGLSMVDAVVLLVDASEGPLPQTRFVLRKALQQRLPVILCINKTDRPDSRIDEVVNETYDLFLDLDADEEQIEFPIVYACARDGVASLTKPEDGTVPADSDSLEPFFSTILSHVPAPEYDEEAPLQAHVTNLDADNFLGRIALLRVEQGELRKGQTVTWIKRDGTMSNVRITELLMTEALTRKPAEKAGPGDICAVAGIADIMIGETLADPENPIALPLITVDEPAISMTIGTNTSPLVGRGGTGKGAENKAAVKDRKVTARQVKDRLDRELVGNVSLRVLDTERPDAWEVQGRGELALAILVEQMRREGFELTIGKPQVVTKEVEGKTYEPVERMTIDVPEEHMGAVTQLMGVRKGRMDNMSNHGSGWVRMEFVVPSRGLIGFRTEFLTGTRGTGIAHSIHEGHEPWFGTLTTRNNGSLVADRAGAVTAFAMTNLQERGVLFTDPGTEVYEGMIVGENSRSDDMDVNITKEKKLTNMRSSSADSFEAIVPPRKLSLEQSLEFCRDDECVEVTPEAVRIRKVVLDQRDRARTASRAKHG
- a CDS encoding ABC transporter family substrate-binding protein; translation: MSHDGVGLRAVMRSVAFLTAGVLAVPLLTACGAEDEAGKPLARQDIAAAGRAQVADGGTLHWAVDAIPETFNTFQSDADATTTRVAQAVLPSMYRLSASGRPQRNADYLESAKVVDTEPKQVVLYKLNQQAVWSDGREIGAADFAAQWRALSGKDSAYWTARNAGYDRIEKIERGANDLEVRVTFGRPYSDWQSLFSPLYPKGVMGTPDSFNDGARRKLKVTAGPFVVKKVDRKKDQVRLTRNPRWWGRPAKLTEIVLKAVPREKRAAALAAGKIELAEIDPATAQRVDSAAHGSAGPLGGPGAGRTAAKALRSWALAHGSDEEAAEGELYAHKKLLKAIAKWEKQQKALRDFEVRRSLEPAYTQLALNGADGPLADERVRRAVARALNRKELAKIALKPLGLPAVPVGSHLALSGQDAYADNSGALGGQDTSEAQALLADAGWVPGGPVKERKKGEEAAGGKGETSDDGEAGADDAADGDGTYIVGEDDKARGETDGDGERHGDGGRQLAQDGRQYQHPHQGGAAGAYAPKGTAAPAGTSAGVLAKDGKALSLRFVLPSGAGSDSLRTVADRIAKMLRKVGIRTEITKVSDESYFKDHVASGQYDLALYSWPASAFPATDARPIYAKPVPAADGSLSVEQNYTRVGTDQVDQLFDQAIATLDEDEERSLIRKADARIWAAAGSIPLYQRPQLTAAKKNVANAGAFGFQTPVYEDMGFLKKGTKASASPSKK
- a CDS encoding ABC transporter permease, translating into MTSPTDIEGGGTPVVADGDQPPSTTEAKVPEGRSPGRLMWLRFKRDRTGVISAYVVGFFFLIALAAPLIAKLYGKDPYTVYADERPELFDSAGVPVQPNGGISGEFWFGLEPGNGYDVFTKLIYAVRTSLTISVAVTVAVVVTGILLGIAAGYLGGRTDYFIGRLIDFLLAFPAQLFFIASMPVVVSLFVSPRDETPTYVRVVALIAVQWFLGWMSLARILRGTSLALREREFIEAAKVSGASPWRIISKEILPNVVTPLLVQSTYLLPNFVTAEAGLSFLGVGIVEPTPDWGQMFSKASTQLVMQNDITYMFFPGVSMIIFIVAFNLLGDSVRDAFDPKTAR
- a CDS encoding ABC transporter substrate-binding protein, with product MSRGGRHAYAALSVLAAGALVLTGCSKGGSDAGDDKKQDKQNAQRQQASIKFGDAKDSTGPAAEIAGAKSGGTVEVLQRDSYAHFDPGQIYVSDEMSLSQLIHRGLTGYKATDDKGQAHEVVGDLATDSGKTSDGGKTWSYTLKDGIKFEDGSPITSKDIRHTFERQFADFINQGPPYIQQWLSDAPGADYRKLLPGGPYKGKHLPDTVLETPDDKTIVFHFKTAHPDLPYALAMAGYSVVSQKGDTQAKYDKAPVTSGPYKIKEFKSGKSMILVKNTNWDPKTDPIRHQYVDQFDFTFNQQFEASTKALLADSGADQTGLSLNNQVDAGNLSNVLKDPALKSRTVSGFQSYVGQMNINMSHAALKDIKIRQAIAYALPITPFVRAFGGTDAMEVAGGLISPTVSGYDAAFDPWGKKKKPAGDPAKAKKLLEEAGKVGMKLTFGYINTPEGQQYSTAMAAGLEKAGFDVQRQEIPAETYYDQVSKLDNDYDIFHTAWGADWPSASTVIPPLYDGRAIADGAQNYSQVNDPKINSEIDRINKVTDPQQAAADWEKLDQYIVKDVVNVVPTAYYKQTQIAGSKIGGLVYDDVIGGIDPRRLFVK